A single genomic interval of Roseibaca calidilacus harbors:
- the gpmI gene encoding 2,3-bisphosphoglycerate-independent phosphoglycerate mutase codes for MTKPVVLCILDGWGLNAQRAGNAVAQANTPNFDRLMADCPNATLITHGPDVGLPRGQMGNSEVGHTNIGAGRVVAMDLGQIDLAIEEGSFAQNPALGEFITKLKTTGGTAHVFGVVSDGGVHGHITHMKAAVAALAAAGVPVAIHAITDGRDVAPKCAEAFLADLQASLPQAARIATVIGRYWAMDRDNRWERVERAWRAITLAEGEQVANPAQAVAQAYARGETDEFLSPSIIGNYRGARGGDGVFCLNFRADRAREILAALGAPSFTGFNRGQPPHWAAMLGMVDYSTAHNAFMTTAYPKNQVKNGLGEWVGAHGLRQFRLAETEKYPHVTFFLNGGTEAQAEGEDRAMPASPKVATYDLQPEMSAGEVTDKLVAAIGAGYDLIVVNYANPDMVGHTGDLEAAKRACEAVDAGLGAALTALDAAGGAMLVCADHGNCETMIDPDTGGPHTAHTLNPVPVVLVGGPAGAGLRDGRLADVAPTILALLGLDQPSEMTGQSLIVP; via the coding sequence ATGACCAAACCCGTCGTTTTGTGCATCCTTGATGGTTGGGGATTGAACGCTCAGCGCGCGGGCAATGCGGTGGCGCAGGCGAATACCCCCAATTTCGACCGCCTTATGGCAGATTGCCCCAATGCCACGCTTATCACCCACGGCCCCGATGTGGGCCTGCCGCGCGGGCAGATGGGCAATTCCGAAGTGGGGCATACCAATATCGGCGCAGGCCGCGTGGTGGCGATGGATCTGGGGCAAATTGATCTTGCCATTGAAGAGGGCAGCTTTGCCCAAAACCCAGCCTTGGGCGAGTTCATCACCAAGCTGAAAACCACCGGCGGCACGGCGCATGTGTTTGGCGTGGTGTCGGATGGCGGGGTGCACGGCCATATCACCCATATGAAAGCGGCGGTGGCCGCACTGGCAGCGGCGGGCGTGCCGGTCGCCATTCACGCCATCACCGATGGGCGCGATGTGGCGCCCAAATGCGCCGAAGCATTCTTGGCCGATCTGCAAGCCAGCCTGCCGCAAGCTGCGCGTATTGCCACCGTCATTGGCCGTTACTGGGCCATGGACCGCGACAACCGATGGGAGCGCGTGGAACGCGCGTGGCGCGCGATCACGCTGGCCGAGGGTGAACAGGTCGCCAACCCAGCGCAGGCCGTGGCGCAAGCCTATGCGCGGGGCGAAACGGATGAATTCCTATCGCCTAGCATTATTGGCAATTACAGAGGCGCGCGCGGGGGGGACGGGGTGTTCTGCCTGAACTTCCGCGCCGACCGGGCGCGCGAAATCCTTGCGGCACTTGGCGCGCCCAGCTTCACCGGCTTCAACCGGGGCCAGCCGCCGCATTGGGCGGCGATGTTGGGCATGGTCGATTACTCGACCGCGCATAACGCGTTTATGACCACCGCTTACCCCAAGAACCAAGTCAAGAACGGTTTGGGCGAATGGGTGGGCGCGCATGGTTTGCGCCAGTTCCGGCTGGCCGAGACAGAGAAATACCCCCATGTCACCTTCTTCCTGAATGGTGGCACCGAAGCGCAAGCCGAGGGCGAGGATCGCGCCATGCCCGCCAGCCCCAAGGTCGCCACTTACGATCTGCAACCCGAAATGTCGGCGGGCGAGGTGACGGATAAACTGGTTGCCGCCATCGGCGCGGGCTATGACCTGATCGTGGTCAACTATGCCAATCCCGACATGGTCGGCCATACGGGCGATCTGGAGGCCGCGAAACGCGCCTGCGAAGCGGTGGATGCGGGGCTTGGGGCGGCCCTTACGGCGCTTGACGCGGCTGGCGGTGCAATGCTGGTCTGTGCAGACCATGGCAATTGCGAAACCATGATCGACCCAGATACCGGCGGCCCGCATACCGCGCATACGCTCAACCCGGTTCCGGTGGTGTTGGTCGGCGGGCCTGCGGGCGCGGGCCTGCGCGACGGGCGGCTGGCCGATGTCGCGCCCACCATTCTTGCCTTGTTGGGGCTGGACCAGCCATCCGAGATGACCGGTCAAAGCCTGATCGTCCCATGA